One genomic window of Sporocytophaga myxococcoides DSM 11118 includes the following:
- a CDS encoding DUF4397 domain-containing protein, with product MRMNFTPLKKVIFVFAALLFFGGSVFAQLSTALVQVIHNAADPELLTVDVYVNDVLWADNVQFRQASEFEAVPAGIATKIDVAPASSTSSADAIYSTTVTLAGGTKNIIMATGVVGTGFAPNPDGEDIAFKLTTFDAAKDISSDPSTVEVNFWHGVTDAPVLNVVADTEDTLVKNIGYNLFANYDVLTPAIHNIYLTSAINEEDTLGAFTADLTGYAGQAILIFASGFLNPSQNNDGPVFGLFAALPNGDVVPLENIISSVKASGTPFQKLLAYPVPSTDQLTIEIENDTPGMAEIELVNMYGNVVQPSFVYLTSGKNILNLDLSNVTTGQYLVKIIGKTRTGTARCAVIK from the coding sequence AATTTTACTCCATTGAAAAAAGTGATCTTTGTATTTGCGGCCCTTCTGTTTTTCGGAGGGAGTGTGTTTGCTCAATTGTCTACTGCATTAGTTCAGGTAATTCACAATGCTGCGGATCCTGAGCTGCTTACTGTCGATGTTTATGTTAATGATGTACTTTGGGCAGACAATGTCCAGTTTAGACAGGCAAGCGAATTTGAGGCTGTTCCGGCAGGTATAGCTACCAAAATTGATGTGGCTCCGGCTTCAAGTACAAGTTCTGCTGATGCGATTTATAGCACAACTGTTACTCTGGCTGGCGGTACAAAAAATATCATCATGGCAACAGGTGTGGTAGGAACCGGTTTTGCCCCAAATCCAGATGGGGAAGATATTGCGTTTAAACTGACAACCTTTGATGCGGCAAAAGATATTTCCAGTGATCCTTCCACTGTGGAAGTTAACTTCTGGCATGGTGTCACCGATGCGCCCGTATTGAATGTAGTGGCAGATACAGAAGATACTTTGGTGAAAAATATCGGATATAATCTTTTTGCAAATTATGATGTGTTGACTCCAGCCATTCATAATATCTATCTCACCAGCGCCATTAACGAAGAGGACACTCTGGGTGCTTTTACTGCAGATCTTACCGGCTATGCAGGACAGGCAATTTTGATATTTGCAAGTGGTTTTCTGAATCCTTCGCAGAATAATGATGGGCCGGTATTCGGTTTGTTTGCAGCATTACCTAATGGAGATGTTGTCCCTCTGGAAAATATTATATCAAGTGTTAAAGCTTCAGGAACGCCTTTTCAAAAGCTGTTGGCTTATCCGGTACCATCAACAGACCAGCTCACCATTGAAATCGAAAACGATACTCCTGGTATGGCTGAGATAGAGCTGGTGAATATGTATGGCAATGTTGTACAGCCATCTTTTGTTTATCTGACTTCCGGCAAAAACATACTGAATCTGGATTTAAGCAATGTTACCACGGGTCAGTACCTTGTTAAGATAATAGGAAAAACAAGAACAGGAACAGCTCGCTGCGCAGTAATTAAGTAA